From the genome of Mesorhizobium japonicum MAFF 303099, one region includes:
- the nthB gene encoding nitrile hydratase subunit beta, which translates to MNGPQDLGGQMGFGPVAPEEDEPYFHAEWEKRALGVTLCAGAMGAWNIDESRHARESLHPADYYSSSYYQIWIKALETLLKRHGFVSERDLEAGEAIDKASTPKRVLKAENVPAVLAKGGPCNRPMAEPARFKAGDAVRTKNFNRTGHTRLPRYARGRQGKIEAVREGFVFPDSNAHGQGENPQWVYTVVFDGTEIWGEGADPTLVISIDAWESYLEPA; encoded by the coding sequence ATGAACGGGCCGCAGGACCTCGGCGGACAGATGGGATTCGGGCCGGTCGCGCCCGAAGAGGACGAGCCCTACTTCCATGCCGAATGGGAAAAGCGCGCACTCGGCGTCACGCTCTGCGCCGGCGCCATGGGTGCCTGGAACATCGATGAGAGCCGGCACGCGCGGGAATCGCTGCATCCGGCCGACTATTATTCCTCCAGCTATTACCAGATCTGGATCAAGGCGCTGGAAACCCTGCTCAAGCGCCACGGTTTCGTCAGCGAGCGCGATCTCGAGGCGGGCGAGGCGATCGACAAGGCGTCCACCCCGAAACGGGTGCTGAAGGCGGAGAACGTGCCTGCCGTGCTGGCCAAGGGCGGTCCCTGCAACCGGCCGATGGCGGAGCCGGCGCGGTTCAAGGCTGGCGACGCCGTGCGGACGAAGAATTTCAACCGGACCGGCCACACAAGGCTGCCGCGCTATGCGCGTGGCAGGCAAGGCAAGATCGAGGCGGTGCGCGAAGGCTTCGTCTTTCCCGACAGCAACGCGCATGGGCAAGGAGAAAATCCGCAATGGGTCTATACGGTGGTTTTCGACGGCACGGAGATCTGGGGCGAGGGGGCTGATCCGACGCTTGTCATCTCGATAGACGCCTGGGAGAGCTATCTTGAGCCGGCGTGA
- a CDS encoding pyridoxine 5'-phosphate synthase, with protein sequence MPAKLSVNLNAIAMLRNRRDLPWPSVTGIGRLALAAGAHGLTVHPRPDERHTRHSDLPEIRALIDDEFPQAEFNIEGYPSEDFLALVEKHQPEQVTLVPDDPAQATSDHGWNFVADAALLTPIVRRLKKGGFRVSLFSDADPAGMTAARDTGADRIELYTGPYGSYHSDSAKADKELERLGKTADAAFAAGLQVNAGHDLTVGNLPALAKRIPALAEVSIGHGLTADALEYGMAGTVGRFLRACGW encoded by the coding sequence ATGCCCGCAAAGCTTTCCGTCAACCTCAACGCCATCGCCATGCTGCGCAACCGGCGCGACCTGCCATGGCCCAGCGTCACCGGCATCGGCCGGCTTGCGCTTGCCGCCGGTGCGCATGGGCTGACCGTGCATCCGCGTCCCGACGAGCGTCACACGCGGCATTCCGACCTGCCCGAAATCCGGGCGCTGATCGACGATGAGTTCCCGCAGGCGGAATTCAATATCGAGGGCTACCCGAGCGAGGATTTCCTGGCGCTTGTGGAAAAGCATCAGCCCGAACAGGTGACGCTGGTTCCCGATGATCCGGCGCAGGCAACCTCCGACCATGGCTGGAACTTCGTCGCCGATGCGGCGTTGCTGACACCGATCGTCAGGCGCCTGAAGAAGGGCGGCTTCAGGGTGTCGCTGTTTTCCGACGCCGATCCCGCCGGCATGACAGCCGCGCGAGACACCGGCGCCGACCGGATCGAGCTCTATACCGGCCCTTATGGCAGCTACCATTCCGATTCCGCAAAAGCCGACAAAGAACTGGAAAGATTGGGGAAAACAGCCGACGCGGCATTCGCCGCCGGCCTCCAGGTCAATGCCGGGCACGATCTGACGGTGGGCAATCTGCCGGCCCTGGCCAAGCGCATTCCGGCATTGGCCGAAGTGTCAATCGGACATGGGTTGACAGCCGACGCGTTGGAGTATGGCATGGCCGGCACGGTGGGGCGGTTTCTCAGGGCCTGCGGTTGGTAA
- a CDS encoding STAS/SEC14 domain-containing protein: MNFLQSVPTIRRIDTDRDDLFAIDVVGHVSAADAENMFGLLEAAYALHQRIDVAVRIVDHDGVDWANVSDETLKLGAAHALEHIGRCAAIGMPDWTADARHALPTSSPIEFRHFDAEDEAEAWEWLGVRHVGVRETPSS; encoded by the coding sequence GTGAATTTCCTGCAATCCGTGCCGACGATCCGTCGCATCGACACCGATCGCGACGACCTGTTCGCCATCGACGTTGTCGGTCATGTCTCGGCGGCCGATGCGGAAAACATGTTCGGTCTGCTGGAGGCGGCCTATGCGCTCCATCAGCGAATCGACGTGGCCGTGCGCATCGTCGATCACGACGGTGTCGACTGGGCCAACGTTTCCGACGAGACCCTCAAGCTGGGCGCCGCCCATGCACTCGAGCATATAGGCCGCTGCGCGGCGATCGGCATGCCGGACTGGACAGCGGACGCGCGACACGCCTTGCCCACGTCGTCGCCCATCGAATTCCGCCATTTCGACGCCGAGGATGAAGCCGAGGCCTGGGAATGGCTTGGGGTCCGGCACGTCGGCGTGCGAGAAACGCCGTCGTCGTAA
- the nthA gene encoding nitrile hydratase subunit alpha codes for MSHDHDHDNELDPFAARVRALETILTRKGLIDPAAIDIIVDTYETKIGPRNGARVVAKAWSDPAYADWLKRDATAAIESLSYTGRQGEHMQAVFNTEETHNLVVCTLCSCYPWSVLGLPPVWYKAPPYRSRAVIDPRGVLEEFGLTLAATTKIRVWDSTAELRYLVVPMRPAGTEGWSEEQLAELVSRDAMIGTALAREPA; via the coding sequence ATGTCCCATGATCACGACCACGACAACGAACTCGATCCGTTTGCCGCCCGCGTGCGGGCGCTGGAGACCATCCTGACCCGCAAGGGGCTGATCGATCCGGCAGCGATCGACATCATCGTCGATACTTACGAGACCAAGATCGGCCCGCGCAACGGCGCCAGGGTGGTGGCCAAGGCTTGGAGCGACCCCGCCTATGCGGATTGGCTCAAGCGCGATGCGACGGCGGCGATCGAGTCGCTGAGCTATACCGGCCGCCAGGGCGAGCACATGCAGGCGGTGTTCAACACCGAGGAGACGCACAACCTCGTCGTCTGCACGCTGTGCTCCTGCTATCCATGGTCGGTGCTCGGCCTGCCGCCGGTGTGGTACAAGGCGCCGCCCTACCGGTCGCGAGCGGTGATCGATCCGCGCGGCGTGCTCGAGGAATTCGGGCTGACGCTGGCGGCCACCACCAAGATACGCGTCTGGGATTCGACGGCGGAACTGCGCTATCTCGTCGTGCCGATGCGGCCGGCAGGCACGGAAGGCTGGAGCGAGGAGCAGTTGGCCGAACTGGTGAGTCGTGACGCGATGATCGGCACGGCGCTGGCGAGAGAGCCGGCATGA
- a CDS encoding nitrile hydratase accessory protein produces MSRREAKATTADLPASLDAPVFAEPWQAEAFAMTVALHDKGLFSWSEWADALSAEVKKPGAAADGHDYYEHWLAALESLLASKGLAAKSDVDATARAWERAAHATPHGKPILLENDPRATS; encoded by the coding sequence TTGAGCCGGCGTGAAGCGAAAGCGACGACCGCCGATTTGCCCGCGAGTCTCGACGCGCCGGTTTTCGCGGAGCCCTGGCAGGCCGAGGCGTTCGCCATGACAGTGGCGCTACACGACAAGGGCCTGTTCTCGTGGAGCGAGTGGGCGGATGCGCTGTCGGCGGAGGTGAAGAAGCCAGGTGCGGCGGCCGACGGTCATGACTATTACGAGCATTGGCTGGCGGCGCTGGAGAGCCTGCTTGCCTCAAAGGGGCTAGCCGCCAAGTCCGACGTCGATGCGACGGCGCGGGCCTGGGAGCGCGCCGCGCACGCCACTCCGCACGGCAAGCCGATCCTGCTCGAGAACGATCCGCGCGCCACCAGCTGA
- a CDS encoding ATP-dependent DNA helicase produces the protein MEFSPQQDEALQAVARWLQAGKPQLFRLFGYAGTGKTTLARYFAEHVDGQVQFAAFTGKAAQVLRSKGAVNARTIHSLIYRPKGEESVEDEVTGKTSMSPTFSLNRQSPISRAKLVVIDECSMVDEQLGRDLMSFGTPILVLGDPGQLPPISGGGFFTDHEPDFLLTEIHRQARDNPILRLALDVREGREFMRGDYGTAQVIGKEDVTQELVLKADQVLVGTNRTRRRYNQRLRELKGFNADYPQAGDKLVCLRNDPAKGLLNGSLWKVMTSSRETVKPGINLLVSPEEDDPDRGVAKIKLLKAAFEDPDADIPWQQKKRFDDFDYGYALTVHKAQGSQWNEIVLFDESWAFKETRQRWLYTAITRAAERLTIVR, from the coding sequence ATGGAATTTTCTCCCCAACAGGACGAGGCGCTGCAAGCGGTCGCCCGCTGGCTGCAGGCCGGCAAGCCGCAGCTGTTCAGGCTGTTCGGCTATGCCGGCACCGGCAAGACGACGCTGGCGCGCTATTTCGCCGAACATGTCGACGGTCAGGTGCAGTTCGCAGCCTTCACCGGCAAGGCCGCACAAGTGCTGCGCTCCAAGGGGGCGGTCAATGCCCGCACCATCCACTCGCTGATCTACAGGCCCAAGGGTGAGGAATCAGTGGAAGACGAGGTGACCGGCAAGACCTCGATGTCGCCGACTTTTTCGCTCAACCGGCAGAGCCCGATCTCGCGTGCGAAACTGGTCGTCATCGACGAATGTTCGATGGTCGACGAGCAGCTCGGCCGCGACCTGATGAGTTTCGGCACGCCGATCCTGGTGCTGGGCGATCCCGGCCAGCTGCCGCCGATCTCGGGCGGTGGCTTCTTCACCGATCACGAGCCCGACTTCCTGCTCACCGAGATCCACCGGCAGGCGCGCGACAACCCGATCCTGCGGCTGGCGCTCGACGTGCGCGAAGGCCGCGAATTCATGCGCGGCGACTATGGCACGGCGCAGGTGATCGGCAAGGAAGACGTCACCCAGGAACTGGTGCTGAAGGCCGACCAGGTGCTGGTCGGCACCAATCGCACCCGCCGCCGCTACAATCAGCGCCTGCGCGAGCTGAAGGGCTTCAATGCCGACTATCCCCAGGCCGGCGACAAGCTGGTCTGCCTGCGCAACGATCCCGCCAAGGGGCTGCTCAACGGCTCCTTGTGGAAGGTGATGACCTCGTCCCGCGAGACGGTGAAGCCGGGCATCAATCTTCTTGTGTCGCCGGAAGAGGACGATCCCGACCGCGGAGTCGCCAAGATCAAGCTGCTCAAGGCGGCGTTCGAGGATCCCGACGCCGATATCCCCTGGCAGCAGAAGAAGCGTTTTGATGATTTCGACTACGGCTATGCCTTGACCGTGCACAAGGCGCAGGGCTCGCAGTGGAACGAAATCGTGCTGTTCGATGAAAGCTGGGCCTTCAAGGAAACGCGCCAGCGCTGGCTCTATACCGCGATCACGCGAGCTGCCGAGCGATTGACCATCGTCAGATAG